ACGAAGAACGCAAGGCCGCCATGGTGAGCAATCTCCTCACCGTGCTCTGCAGCGAATCGTCCACGCAGCCAATCGTAAATACCGGTTCGCTGTACTGACGCGAGACTACAGGGAAACGTACGATCGTGCCGGATAAGAAGAAATCCCTGCTGCTGCGAATCAACACCGAGCTCTGGAATGACCTCAACGCCTGGGCGAAGGATGAATTGCGTAGCGCGAACGCCCAGATTGAGTATATTCTACGGGCCGAAGTGCACAAAAGAAAGAAACGGCGGCGGCGCGAGGAAGATTGAAGGTATCGAAACGTGCGCAGGTAAACATGTGCAGGTAAACACTGGAAACGCGCGGCCTGGACCGGGAGAGCGGTCCAGGGTGCAGAAACAGATGCCGCACATCTGACTGGGAGCCCATTGGCTTGGCGGTAGAGACGAATACAGACCTGGACCGGTTCGACACAACGGGTTTCGTGATCCTGAAAGGGTTCTACCCCGACGGGGTGGTGGAGGCGGCCCGGCGCGACGCCGGCAAACTCGTGGACCGGTTCGCGGACCGGCTGATGGCGGAGGGTAAGATCTCGAGAGACCACGCCGATGCGCCATTCGAGACGCGCCTGGCCCGGATCTGCGCGGACGCGCCGGACAAGGCGCCCCACATCTTCCGCAAGGAGCTCCACCTGGCGGGTATGTACGAGGTGTTCTTCCACCCGCCGCTGCTGGACATCGTGGAAACCCTCCTGGGCAAGGAAATTCGGCTCTATCCCAACTACTCCATCCGCCCCAAGCTGCCCGGCCACGCCCCGACGCTCGTCCTCTGGCACCAGGACGGGGGATATACCTACAAGGTCCACCGCGACGGCGATCACAGCGCGGAGACGGTGGACGCCCTGCGCATGATCAACGTATGGTCTCCCCTGGTCCCCGCCCGCGAGGACAACGGGTGCATGCAGTTCATTCCCGGCACGCACCGGATCGGCATGGCCCGGCACGAGGACCGCGAATTCTACCTCGAAATCACCCAGGAAGACCTGGCCCCCTACGTGGACCAGGCGGTGTCCATCGAGCTGGACCCGGGAGACATCGTCCTCTTCCATAACATGCTCTACCACCAGGGGCTTCCCAACCGCACCGACCAGGTCAGGTGGAGCATGGACTGGCGCTACCAGGATGCGAGGCAGCCGACGCTGCGCAGCACGACGGGGCATCTCGCCCGCAGCCGCCTGCATCCCGAAGAGGTCGTACGCGACGCCGGGGACTGGGTCCGCCGGTCCTTTCAGTAGCTTAGTCCACGTCCCGCGAACAGGACGCCGTATTGCTCAATCTCACCGATACCGGTCTCGTATTCCTTCGGGAACTCCGCGGCGCCCTGCGTGAACGCTCCATCGTCATCAACGTCGTCCTGGTGCCCCTGTTCATGTACCCGGTCCTCCTCTGGGTGGCTTATACGGGGCTGTCCTTCGTCATCGGCCAGACGGAGAACTTCACGGCCCGCGTAATGATCGCGGGCGACGTGGAGGAAGGCGCCGCCCTCGTCCGCGAAATCGAGGCTGCGGACCGCATAGACCGCCTGGACCGCGTGACGGCCGCAGACTTGCAAGCCGTCGAAGACGCGATTCGTGACGGCCGGCTGGATCTCCTGGTCGAACTCGTTCTCCGCGACGAGGGTAACGCAGACGATATCGAGGTCCGCATGACCGGCGACACGTCTAAGGACCGGAGCCGGATCGCCATGAGCCGGGTCGAAGACGTCGTCAACCGCCATCGGACGGCCTACCTGGAAAGGGCGGGCAGGGAACGGGGGCTGGACGGTCCGGCCTACCAGATGATCTGGATAGAACGGGAGAACGTTTCCTCCAGCCGGGACATGGGACGCTTCATCCTGGGGATGGCGGTGCCCATCCTCGTCATCATCATGCTGATCGTGGGCGGCATGTACCCCGCCCTGGACGCGACGGCCGGAGAACGCGAGCGTGCCACCTGGGAGACCACGCTGACGGCGGCGACGGACCGTGTGAATGTCCTCGCGGGAAAGTACCTGTACGTGGCCACGCTTTCGACCACGGCAGGCATGCTGAATTTCCTGGCCATGAGCCTGTCCATGCGTACCCTCATGGCACCGCTCCTGGGCGACCGGATCCAGGACCTGAGCTTCACGATCCCGTGGTCCGCCGTTCCGCTGATCTTCGTGGTCATCGTACTCCTCGCCTTGTTCGTTTCCGCCCTCCTTATGGTCGTGGCCAGCTTCGCCCGGACGTTCAAGGACGCCCAGTCCCTGGCGGGTCCCTTCGTAACGGTCATGATCCTGGTACCCGCGGTCTTCATGCAGTTCCCCGGCCTGGAACTCACGACCTGGCTGGCCTGCGTGCCCATCATAAACGTTTGCCTGGTATTCCGGGAAGCACTCGGCGGAGTATACCACTGGCCCCAGATCGGCCTCACCCTGCTGATGGAAGGTTTGTATATCTGGATCATTCTGCGGATCGCCGCGGCGATCACGCGCTACGAAGACATCATGACCGGCAGCTATGAAGGCGGGCTGGGCGGTTTCCTGAAACACCGGCTTCTGCGCCGCAACCCCTCAAGAGGATAGCAACCGTGAACGATCCCGTATTCGTGAAGGACCTGAGCAAGACCTATTACGATGAATCCCGTGGTCCCGTGCACGCGGTGCGACAGATCGACTTCACCTGCAGTCCGGGCGAGATCTTCGGGTTGCTGGGTGCGAACGGCGCCGGCAAGACGACGACGCTGCGCATGCTGACGACGATTCTCAAACCCTCGGGCGGCACCGCGAAGATCATGGGTTACGACGTGGCGGAAGAACCCGTGGAAGTGCGCAAAAACATCGGATTCTATTCGGCCACCACCGCGCTGTATCCCCGCCTTACCGCGAGAGAAACCATCGAGTTTTTCGCCCGGATCAACGGATACGAAGCGTCACGGACCCCCGCCAGGGTCGATGAACTGGTCGAGCGCTTCGGGATCGAGGAATACGCCCGCGCCCGCATAGACAAGCTATCCAGTGGGATGAAGCAGAAGGTGGCGATCGCGAGGACCCTGGCCCATGATCCGCCGATCCTGGTCTTCGACGAACCCACCGTCGGTCTCGACGTGCTGAACGCCCTGGAGATGCAGGCCATATTGACCGAACTGAAAGCGCAGGGCAAGACCATCCTGTTCTCCACACACATCATGAGCGAAGCGGAGAAACTGTGCGACCGGATCGCCATCATCCACGAGGGGCGGATCCTGGCCTCCGGCACCCTTGAAGCGCTCCGCGAGCGGACCGGCGCGCACTATCTCGAAGACATCTTCGTGTCCTTCATCCAAGAGGCCGCATGAACCGCGCAACGATCGGACTGCTGTACAGGAACGAAATGCGCATGCTGCTGCGGGACCGCCGGACGGTGGTACTGAGCATTCTCCTGCCGCTCCTCGTTCTGCCTGCGATCCTCTTCGGTTTCAAGTTCATGAACGAATGGCGCCAGGAACAGCAGGATACGACGACGTATCGCTACGCCGTGGTAGGCGCTTACGCCGACTCCGTCCGCACGCTCATCGCGAGGGGCGGGCTTCCCGCGGCGAACGATCCGGGCGGTTCGGCCGAAAACGGGGCTCCTGCCGAGAACACGGGCCCGGCCGAGAACGGCGGTCCTGCCGAGAACGGCGGTCCTGCCGAGAACGGCGGTCCTGCCGAGAACGTGGACCAGGCCGAGAATGGGGAGGAAGACCGGCGGCCGGCCTCTTTTCTGGAAGTGGAGGCCACGATGCCCGATTCGAGCCTGGCATCCGGCGACCTGGATTTTTACCTGGAAGCCCTGACCGGTTCCGAAGCCGATTCGCTCGACCTGGCCCGCGCCGCGG
This is a stretch of genomic DNA from Gemmatimonadota bacterium. It encodes these proteins:
- a CDS encoding ABC transporter ATP-binding protein → MNDPVFVKDLSKTYYDESRGPVHAVRQIDFTCSPGEIFGLLGANGAGKTTTLRMLTTILKPSGGTAKIMGYDVAEEPVEVRKNIGFYSATTALYPRLTARETIEFFARINGYEASRTPARVDELVERFGIEEYARARIDKLSSGMKQKVAIARTLAHDPPILVFDEPTVGLDVLNALEMQAILTELKAQGKTILFSTHIMSEAEKLCDRIAIIHEGRILASGTLEALRERTGAHYLEDIFVSFIQEAA
- a CDS encoding ABC transporter permease — protein: MLNLTDTGLVFLRELRGALRERSIVINVVLVPLFMYPVLLWVAYTGLSFVIGQTENFTARVMIAGDVEEGAALVREIEAADRIDRLDRVTAADLQAVEDAIRDGRLDLLVELVLRDEGNADDIEVRMTGDTSKDRSRIAMSRVEDVVNRHRTAYLERAGRERGLDGPAYQMIWIERENVSSSRDMGRFILGMAVPILVIIMLIVGGMYPALDATAGERERATWETTLTAATDRVNVLAGKYLYVATLSTTAGMLNFLAMSLSMRTLMAPLLGDRIQDLSFTIPWSAVPLIFVVIVLLALFVSALLMVVASFARTFKDAQSLAGPFVTVMILVPAVFMQFPGLELTTWLACVPIINVCLVFREALGGVYHWPQIGLTLLMEGLYIWIILRIAAAITRYEDIMTGSYEGGLGGFLKHRLLRRNPSRG
- a CDS encoding Arc family DNA-binding protein; amino-acid sequence: MPDKKKSLLLRINTELWNDLNAWAKDELRSANAQIEYILRAEVHKRKKRRRREED
- a CDS encoding phytanoyl-CoA dioxygenase family protein, with product MAVETNTDLDRFDTTGFVILKGFYPDGVVEAARRDAGKLVDRFADRLMAEGKISRDHADAPFETRLARICADAPDKAPHIFRKELHLAGMYEVFFHPPLLDIVETLLGKEIRLYPNYSIRPKLPGHAPTLVLWHQDGGYTYKVHRDGDHSAETVDALRMINVWSPLVPAREDNGCMQFIPGTHRIGMARHEDREFYLEITQEDLAPYVDQAVSIELDPGDIVLFHNMLYHQGLPNRTDQVRWSMDWRYQDARQPTLRSTTGHLARSRLHPEEVVRDAGDWVRRSFQ